One window of the Lytechinus variegatus isolate NC3 chromosome 3, Lvar_3.0, whole genome shotgun sequence genome contains the following:
- the LOC121410751 gene encoding ETS translocation variant 1-like isoform X1 — protein sequence MVSYTLSLAMFFDNDLPLSIKIKPEPKSPGYHKPCAHMKSPAASTSHRHFNFDKFEQKFAYGEQVVVDNPFGKLDGLSVIIPAPSPSSTDDHPSPPGSACSDAVAPQSSPVPQGNTSSAKSSTSNEKGSNKNNPSGMVDMAPSAMTPPSIDLNMNRIIKQEQQGSSMCSNSGSCDKSDNASNRGGSSISSPTTPQGPSLCQMVTFKEPLVPGGGGFGPSSNPFRAHGPGPGPGFFLDKNRFQRQTSEPCFGNLTHSMGSAGNSGAESGGSNGSGGGGGGGPHPFQRQNSEPVFLPFKNRGMFNQTRFRDTIVKQEPVDYGYEAEVPRSFGNGFQRQEMFIQRQCKEEGGQVECGRAFYDDASVPEKPPEQHNEPRHEVVREGPLYHRRGSLQLWQFLVTLLEDQSNGHFIAWTGRGLEFKLIDPEEVARRWGIQKNRPAMNYDKLSRSLRYYYEKGIMQKVAGERYVYKFVCDPEALFIMAFPDGLHTQLRVSLPPPHDQRQPPPPPQMRPIHPKKEPGVMTHPPPQPPSRTGSSENCDVFVPDLSHASSCMTKSFSEGCVY from the exons ATGGTTAGTTACACACTATCATTGGCCATGTTCTTCGATAATGACT TACCCCTGAGCATCAAAATTAAGCCCGAACCCAAAAGCCCAGGATACCACAAGCCATGTGCGCACATGAAATCTCCAGCGGCCAGCACAAGCCACCGCCATttcaattttgacaaatttgagCAGAAGTTTGCGTACGGGGAACAGGTTGTGGTGGACAACCCTTTTGGTAAATTGGATGGACTCTCTGTGATCATCCCAGCACCATCTCCATCCAGCACAg atgATCATCCTAGTCCACCAGGGAGTGCCTGTTCAGATGCAGTAGCACCACAAAGCTCTCCTGTTCCACAGGGCAACACATCATCCGCAAAGAGCAGCACCAGCAATGAAAAGGGTTCCAACAAGAATAACCCATCGGGCATGGTGGACATGGCCCCAAGTGCCATGACGCCCCCCTCCATCGACCTCAACATGAATCGTATCATCAAGCAGGAGCAGCAGGGGTCCTCAATGTGCAGCAACAGTGGTAGTTGCGACAAATCAGACAACGCCAGCAACCGTGGTGGCAGCAGCATCTCATCGCCAACGACTCCTCAGGGGCCATCCCTTTGTCAGATGGTGACCTTCAAGGAGCCGTTAGTACCTGGTGGAGGCGGGTTTGGACCAAGCAGCAATCCCTTCAGGGCACATGGACCAGGCCCTGGTCCTGGGTTTTTTCTGGATAAGAA TAGATTCCAGAGGCAGACTTCTGAGCCATGTTTTGGCAACCTGACCCATTCAATGGGATCAGCAGGAAACTCTGGAGCTGAGTCTGGTGGTAGTAAtggcagtggtggtggtggaggaggaggaCCTCATCCTTTCCAGCGTCAGAACTCTGAGCCAGTATTCCTACCATTCAAGAACCGAGGCATGTTCAATCAAACCCGCTTCAGGGATACTATTGTGAAACAGGAGCCAGTGGATTATGGCTATGAAGCTG AGGTACCAAGATCCTTTGGGAACGGATTCCAACGTCAAGAGATGTTTATTCAACGCCAATGCAAGGAAGAAG GAGGCCAAGTGGAATGTGGAAGGGCATTCTATGATGATGCAAGTGTTCCAGAAAAGCCCCCAGAACAGCACA ATGAACCAAGACATGAGGTGGTTCGAGAAGGACCTCTTTACCACAGACGTGGGTCTCTTCAACTTTGGCAGTTTCTTGTAACTCTCCTTGAAGACCAGTCCAATGGCCACTTCATCGCTTGGACCGGGCGCGGCCTGGAGTTTAAGCTCATCGATCCTGAAGAG GTTGCAAGACGATGGGGTATTCAGAAGAACCGGCCTGCCATGAACTATGACAAGCTCTCTCGTTCACTGCGCTACTACTACGAGAAGGGTATCATGCAGAAAGTTGCTGGAGAGCGTTACGTCTACAAGTTTGTTTGTGACCCTGAGGCTCTCTTCATCATGGCATTTCCTGATGGTCTCCACACCCAGCTCAGGGTTTCCTTACCCCCTCCTCATGACCAAAGGCAACCACCACCCCCTCCTCAGATGAGACCG atcCACCCGAAAAAAGAACCAGGAGTCATGACCCATCCGCCTCCCCAGCCCCCCAGTAGGACGGGGAGCAGTGAAAACTGTGACGTCTTTGTTCCTGACCTCAGCCATGCTAGTTCCTGCATGACAAAGTCATTCTCTGAGGGCTGTGTTTACTGA
- the LOC121410751 gene encoding ETS translocation variant 1-like isoform X2: protein MVSYTLSLAMFFDNDLPLSIKIKPEPKSPGYHKPCAHMKSPAASTSHRHFNFDKFEQKFAYGEQVVVDNPFGKLDGLSVIIPAPSPSSTDDHPSPPGSACSDAVAPQSSPVPQGNTSSAKSSTSNEKGSNKNNPSGMVDMAPSAMTPPSIDLNMNRIIKQEQQGSSMCSNSGSCDKSDNASNRGGSSISSPTTPQGPSLCQMVTFKEPLVPGGGGFGPSSNPFRAHGPGPGPGFFLDKKFQRQTSEPCFGNLTHSMGSAGNSGAESGGSNGSGGGGGGGPHPFQRQNSEPVFLPFKNRGMFNQTRFRDTIVKQEPVDYGYEAEVPRSFGNGFQRQEMFIQRQCKEEGGQVECGRAFYDDASVPEKPPEQHNEPRHEVVREGPLYHRRGSLQLWQFLVTLLEDQSNGHFIAWTGRGLEFKLIDPEEVARRWGIQKNRPAMNYDKLSRSLRYYYEKGIMQKVAGERYVYKFVCDPEALFIMAFPDGLHTQLRVSLPPPHDQRQPPPPPQMRPIHPKKEPGVMTHPPPQPPSRTGSSENCDVFVPDLSHASSCMTKSFSEGCVY from the exons ATGGTTAGTTACACACTATCATTGGCCATGTTCTTCGATAATGACT TACCCCTGAGCATCAAAATTAAGCCCGAACCCAAAAGCCCAGGATACCACAAGCCATGTGCGCACATGAAATCTCCAGCGGCCAGCACAAGCCACCGCCATttcaattttgacaaatttgagCAGAAGTTTGCGTACGGGGAACAGGTTGTGGTGGACAACCCTTTTGGTAAATTGGATGGACTCTCTGTGATCATCCCAGCACCATCTCCATCCAGCACAg atgATCATCCTAGTCCACCAGGGAGTGCCTGTTCAGATGCAGTAGCACCACAAAGCTCTCCTGTTCCACAGGGCAACACATCATCCGCAAAGAGCAGCACCAGCAATGAAAAGGGTTCCAACAAGAATAACCCATCGGGCATGGTGGACATGGCCCCAAGTGCCATGACGCCCCCCTCCATCGACCTCAACATGAATCGTATCATCAAGCAGGAGCAGCAGGGGTCCTCAATGTGCAGCAACAGTGGTAGTTGCGACAAATCAGACAACGCCAGCAACCGTGGTGGCAGCAGCATCTCATCGCCAACGACTCCTCAGGGGCCATCCCTTTGTCAGATGGTGACCTTCAAGGAGCCGTTAGTACCTGGTGGAGGCGGGTTTGGACCAAGCAGCAATCCCTTCAGGGCACATGGACCAGGCCCTGGTCCTGGGTTTTTTCTGGATAAGAA ATTCCAGAGGCAGACTTCTGAGCCATGTTTTGGCAACCTGACCCATTCAATGGGATCAGCAGGAAACTCTGGAGCTGAGTCTGGTGGTAGTAAtggcagtggtggtggtggaggaggaggaCCTCATCCTTTCCAGCGTCAGAACTCTGAGCCAGTATTCCTACCATTCAAGAACCGAGGCATGTTCAATCAAACCCGCTTCAGGGATACTATTGTGAAACAGGAGCCAGTGGATTATGGCTATGAAGCTG AGGTACCAAGATCCTTTGGGAACGGATTCCAACGTCAAGAGATGTTTATTCAACGCCAATGCAAGGAAGAAG GAGGCCAAGTGGAATGTGGAAGGGCATTCTATGATGATGCAAGTGTTCCAGAAAAGCCCCCAGAACAGCACA ATGAACCAAGACATGAGGTGGTTCGAGAAGGACCTCTTTACCACAGACGTGGGTCTCTTCAACTTTGGCAGTTTCTTGTAACTCTCCTTGAAGACCAGTCCAATGGCCACTTCATCGCTTGGACCGGGCGCGGCCTGGAGTTTAAGCTCATCGATCCTGAAGAG GTTGCAAGACGATGGGGTATTCAGAAGAACCGGCCTGCCATGAACTATGACAAGCTCTCTCGTTCACTGCGCTACTACTACGAGAAGGGTATCATGCAGAAAGTTGCTGGAGAGCGTTACGTCTACAAGTTTGTTTGTGACCCTGAGGCTCTCTTCATCATGGCATTTCCTGATGGTCTCCACACCCAGCTCAGGGTTTCCTTACCCCCTCCTCATGACCAAAGGCAACCACCACCCCCTCCTCAGATGAGACCG atcCACCCGAAAAAAGAACCAGGAGTCATGACCCATCCGCCTCCCCAGCCCCCCAGTAGGACGGGGAGCAGTGAAAACTGTGACGTCTTTGTTCCTGACCTCAGCCATGCTAGTTCCTGCATGACAAAGTCATTCTCTGAGGGCTGTGTTTACTGA